One stretch of Chrysemys picta bellii isolate R12L10 unplaced genomic scaffold, ASM1138683v2 scaf201, whole genome shotgun sequence DNA includes these proteins:
- the LOC135978273 gene encoding uncharacterized protein LOC135978273, with protein MESSQDRKRAPAWTEREVRDLLAIWGDEAVIAELRSSKRNGKVLEKISKAMKDRGHNRDTQQCRVKIKELRQAYHKAREANGRSGAEPQTCRYYAELHAILGGAATTTPTVCYDSLTGETHREDGSGNEEDDDGGTVGSSQQQGSGETGFPNSQDMFVTLDLEPVTPELTQDPQGTQETSAANVSPSQRLVNIRKRKRRTRDEMFTELQMSAQADRAQQNAWRQSMTEMRKAQYEREERWRAESREEQSKWRAEDDRWRQLADRRQEAMLRLLEHQTDMLERMVELQERQQEQRPPLQPLCNQQPSSPSSIASSPRRPRTRWGGLRPPSHSTPDDRPSIRRLAFNKS; from the exons atggagtcctcccaggatcgcaaaagagctccagcatggaccgaacgggaggtacgagatctgctcgccatatggggagatgaagcagtgatagctgaactccgtagcagtaaaagaaatggaaaagtattagaaaagatctccaaggccatgaaggaccgaggccataacagggacacacagcagtgccgcgtgaaaattaaggagctacggcaagcttaccacaaagccagagaagcaaacggaaggtccggggcagagccgcaaacttgccgctactacgcggagctgcatgcgatcctagggggtgcagccaccactaccccaaccgtgtgctatgactctctcactggagaaacacacagggaagacggttcagggaacgaggaagatgacgatggaggtactgtaggtagctcacagcagcaaggaagcggagaaaccggtttccccaacagccaggatatgtttgtgaccctggacctggaaccagtaacccccgaactcacccaagaccctcagggcacacaggagacctctg ctgcaaatgtttctccttcgcagaggctcgtgaacattagaaagagaaaacgtaggacgagggacgagatgttcacggagctccagatgtccgcccaggctgatagagcacagcaaaatgcgtggaggcagtcaatgacggagatgagaaaagcccaatatgaacgagaggagaggtggcgggctgaatcgcgggaagaacagagcaagtggcgggctgaagatgataggtggcgtcagcttgcagacagacggcaagaggcaatgctccgtctgctggagcatcaaactgatatgctcgagcgtatggttgagttgcaggaaaggcagcaggagcagagaccgccgctacagcccctgtgtaaccaacagccctcctccccaagttccatagcctcctcacccagacgcccaagaacgcggtgggggggcctccgtccacccagtcactccaccccagatgatcgcccaagcatcagaaggctggccttcaataagagttaa